One stretch of Simkaniaceae bacterium DNA includes these proteins:
- a CDS encoding RNA methyltransferase: MKKQKHVSKDFQHYYGSPSCRAILMNRIKDVEKVYLIQELVHPFSQFLQKLAELKKGYKIVKEDDLRKLTDSTHHEGICVVAQKKLPIPFAKARKDLEKACCIAYLDEVMNPHNLGAMIRTAAHFGINYLILPDAMPLPPSGYRIAREGAEYVTLISSQFPKKDLLDLKKMGFKLFATSPRQGRSLHKVIPPKKSLLILGSETKGVSPELFDMADELITIEGSGHVESLNVSNAFCLLAYQFTTHQAET; this comes from the coding sequence ATGAAAAAACAAAAACACGTTTCTAAAGATTTCCAGCACTATTATGGTAGCCCCAGCTGTAGGGCCATTTTAATGAATCGCATCAAGGATGTAGAAAAAGTTTATCTCATTCAAGAGCTTGTGCACCCCTTTAGCCAATTTTTACAAAAGCTCGCCGAGCTAAAAAAAGGCTATAAAATTGTCAAAGAGGATGATCTTCGCAAGCTCACCGACTCGACACATCATGAAGGGATTTGCGTTGTTGCTCAAAAGAAACTCCCCATCCCTTTTGCCAAAGCAAGAAAAGACTTGGAAAAGGCGTGCTGCATTGCCTATCTTGATGAGGTGATGAATCCTCATAATTTAGGAGCTATGATCCGAACAGCCGCTCATTTTGGCATTAATTATCTTATTTTACCCGATGCGATGCCTCTTCCCCCATCGGGATACCGCATTGCGCGCGAGGGGGCCGAATATGTCACTCTGATTTCATCTCAGTTTCCCAAAAAAGATCTTTTGGATCTCAAAAAAATGGGCTTTAAGTTGTTTGCCACTTCTCCAAGGCAGGGGCGCTCTCTACACAAAGTGATCCCGCCAAAAAAATCATTGCTGATTTTAGGGTCGGAAACAAAAGGCGTCTCTCCCGAGCTTTTTGATATGGCCGATGAGCTGATCACGATTGAAGGATCGGGACATGTTGAGAGCCTCAATGTCTCGAATGCCTTTTGTCTTTTGGCCTATCAGTTTACAACGCATCAGGCGGAAACTTAG